The nucleotide sequence GGGGATCTTATAGCTTGTCTGGTGGGTATACTTTTCAGAGGACTATATCTATTTTGATCGAGTTACAGACACCAAGTTTATCCAAGCTATGAACATGACTGCTTGTTCAATAAATCCGAACTGGGGAGATAAAATTAGGAAGGCTGAGTGTTAGCCTGTGAAGATAGAAAGCAAGAGAATCAAAGGATCAATAGGGATTGGAGAGGAAGAAGAACTGTAAGAAAGGAGGATTTCAGGGTTTCTCTTAGAACAGAGAAAAGTTTCCTTTAGAAGAGGGGGAAGTTTAGGATAGGGGTTAATTACAATATTCTTGATTGATCATCTCTACCTCTCTCAGCCAAGGGTAGatatagtactccatacatgGGCCAAGCCCAACCAGTAAAGGCACGTAGGCCCAAGTCCTAAACCCATTAGCTATTACTATTAATAGCCCAGGTACAAGACAAAGTAAATGTAAGAGCATATAACAAATAGATACATTTTGATGCCTTTTTCTTGGTAGGGTCGTATTTAAAATTTAGCATCTCAGTGTCACATTTTTGTGTGTATATGTGTCTCTAGTAAGTTGAGCTAGATTGGGGAATGGTGCTGCTGTCTGTGAGCCAGGAGTAACAACAGGAGCTCCAGGTGCCATCGCGGAAGGTGCATAGCAGATAGGCAGCGGCAGCAGGATAAGCTTGTGACCCACCAGCAgatagcaacagcagcagcagaatAATCTTACATGACGTTTTGATACTTTCATTTGGAGGAATTAAAATCTATTTAGGAATTTGACATTCCGCCACTTTTTAAAATTCACAtttaagcctatctcaaattcatagagtGAGAGCTGGAAGTTGATTCTGTAGATCACCATTCTATGTTTCAACAttgcaacttataacacgctcttcaactcgctcccctacagtacaatgcaacacataagtaCCTCTCTCGTATAAccaataataatatataaatatattccatatacaaccatattagcttaattaatatgtgtctaaattatgattattaaattGAATTCCCAAGGATCCAAACGGGCCCTACTGAAATTATGAAAGATGATTGCTTCTACAATTTCATCTTAAGCACAAATTCATCTTAGAGCAACTTCAGCTGTTCTATAGCTCATTAGCATAGCATTTATCTTGATGGTCGATTTTGAatgtgcatctagccctttagagggttttggatgattgaatgacaacgtgattaaaggactaacccatttgctaagtgtggacaggtaaaaggttatctcataggtacttaatgaaatccaaaatgatgtgttgttgtataaacaatctagttcaagcacaagacaacaatgcaaatggaatttatgctaaggcttaattattgtgggattttcatgtactatatgaaagcaagctcgtgattattagttaatgagacatgagggattgcatatggattggtctcatatttgaagcttgctaaattgaaatggaaatgataacaatacatgaatggatgattcaacacaagatgtgacttgatggcttgagatggtgaaaatagcaaggaaaggcttcgaggtactaagcaagggtgaagggcaagcgacagcttggcggccgaagaacctagctagggtgaagaagaaagtacttgcatttagttgaggtactaatcaagctaagatggtcatattgatgtgaaggatcaaatctataatgaagtatttgatggaagtgacttgatacatttgggattattcaaatttgatgaatggaatcaagtcacatgctcaagatggctatgctcaagtgaaaaggtCAACATCAACaagttagcacccttacttgatgaagattgaaagggacggcatcaattccaAAGGAATCAACttaagtggtataaattcattttttcctttgatcttgagtttaataggtatgccgtactattaagagggatgcatcatgttgatagataatgtttcataagtgctcaagccaacccatgtgagttttgagtagtTGAGCGACAAAaaagctaactgatttcttgctggtctggcaataccggacgtgtccggtattcataccggacgtgtccggtatttgtccagcagctgtaaaccttcttgttcttgggttggttcgtcaggagttccgacgtaggtcgggagttccaacggtcgggagtcccggcatgggtcaggagttccgacgtctcgcactctaattgacttggagggttcactgtcctggtcataccggacgtgtccggtattcataccagacgtgtctggtatggatgaccagaagccaacggctagttttcaaaagccttgagggtcgggagtttcgacgtgagtcgggagttccgacggtcgagagTTCCGATATGCGTCgagagttctgacacctcactaactttaactcagttacatgtttttcaaatttgctgagggtcaggagttccgactgtcggaagtcccggcattcttcgggagttccgacgcctcacaacatcactgtaacttagttactgttggtgcagtgtgagtcataccggacgtgtccggtatgaataccggacatgtccggtattgcaatggctataaaacggctagttttccaagggggctataaatacccccatgcCTCCACCTTtgaaggctgctgattctgctgagatagacacacgtttttgagccttgccaactctcctaaaccctctcttagtgagtgtgtgatccaaattacaaaatcaatttgtgggttaagagagaatttgaaaaagagagcaagccaccacttgagcacttgtgtatattgtcaatctcgtgattcgcatttgttactcttggactcttcggtcctagacggctaggcatcgccggagagcaaccgagagattgtggttgcttcgaaaagtttgtaacagtcgattccaccgcctcggaatcatctagtggaaggaggaaaaggagttggaaaagactccggctagagtgaccttcgtggtaccctctagggctgaccttcgctgggtcgcccgtagcccccctcaacggagagtaggactcgaacgagtccgaacttcggtaaaacaaatatcgtgtctcaattcgcatttcatttgatatttgtgttgctctagctattctgcaggttctctgtgtatattactatctctaatagtttcctgTAATTtagattgaagatagaaatcaaaaggagtaagttcggggctgttccactgaaatcgtgaataccggacatgtccggtattagcCCCTGCGCCAAACTGAATTGCATTGTGTTCTAACTTTTTAGTTGCAGgcgtttggctcctagattcatttagtatcttttatatactctgtggctaacttgtgaggggtggtattactcttatttggagtttccattttgaaaactccctttactaattgtttccgcatttaaaggtgttaattatcagaaacgcctattcacccccccccctctaggcggcatcctaggtcctttcagatTTAAATATGACAAACACAGAAACTTCCATTTAACACGGATACGATTACCTTGAACAAGTGAAATCAGAAGGCACTTATCCTCAAAGAACACACACAACAACCGATACACAGTAAAGCAaacaagatttttttaaaaaaatcacatCTATTGGCTTTCCCTAATTGCTTATAATGCATAACAGGACGGGAAAATTACCTTTCATGCTCCCACTTTCAATAATAATGATCTCAGATGAAAATGTTAACTACAAATCTTTAGGTCACATTTAGAGCTAAAACTTTTTTAATAGACCATAATATAAACATCCAAGGTTATTtgaaaaaaatgataaaaatCAAAATTAAGAACTTAAAATAAATATTGGAGCTTCTAAACGATCTCAAATGAAAGAAATTATCAACAACAAAAGTGTTGATTGTATTGAGAGGTATAAATTATGTATAGCCCATGTTAGCATCctaggtcgtttgaaaagttcaaaatCTGATAACTTAAACGGAACATTTGAGCCTCTAGAAGAtcttaaataaaaaagttgcaaactacaaagttgtatgcCGCATTAagctctataatttttatataaagtttGTACTGATCTGACTTCATATGAAAAATTATGTTTTGAGAGAGAGATCACGTGACCAGGGGCGGAGCCAGGAACTCAATTTTTTCCAGTTAAGGGGGGCCAACAGTGTAAAGTTTTCAAATTTTgatcaaatttcaaaaaaaatgtgGAAACTTACCTTGATTAGGGGGGCCAGGCTTCAACCaccaccaccccccccccccccccgccccttgTCTCCGCcccatcatcacatcatcaaagCTAAAAAGTTACTTTAAGATGGTCTTTGTGTGTATgtgatggggggggggggggggggggggggggggttgtattTTCTTGAAGGTTTGTTTCAAGGATGCATGTTTCGTAGAAAACAATCCAAGTGATGCACAAGCTTgtgaaatactccctccgtctacaaaaagaatgcaattcttgcTTTTTAAAGAGAAATAATTTgaactttaactaaatttatataaataagtactaatattcatgatacaaaataagtgtcattagattagttatagaatatatttgtataataaatttatttggagatctaaatactaatattatttactataaatttgaaTTAGTTTGACTGATACAAATCCTATAATTGCATTATTCTGTAGTATGCTGGTATGTATGAGGTCGACCTCGAGATCTCCACGTTGCAACACTCCGGATGCCCTAATGCATGGAAATTGGAAAAGACCCGTACACCAGTGTGGCGTTGGGTTGTTCTTGTTCCCACACATTCCCTCCGCCAGTGTTCTCTTTTTGCCTTGGCAGATTTGTTCGACAATTCCTCTCAAAAGAAACATCTTTTCAAATACCGTTGTGCACATGAACCCCTTTTTTCAGTTGTTTATTGCAGTTGCAGGCAGCGCTGCTTCAGTTCAGAGTTCAGAATTTTTTTGCACACAGGAACAGTCGAACAGATGAGTCACTTGAAAGTTGAAATTGAAACAGGTACCAAGTAGCTGGAGCAAAGAGTAGTAAACTGCCAGCGTGACAAGAAACCAAGAACGACAAAAGGCACACGGATGCTCGGTGCCGCGGTTTGTTGTATACTCGCTCGGTCCTGCATCCGTTTGTCACCACGATTTATATGTTAATAACTTTGacttaatttataaaaaatacatagAATATttttatctttaaataaatttattaaaaaactagctTTAAATATatatcaatgatactaattatatattataaatattaatttttttaatatatatttagttaaaattaTTTCTCCGGAAACAACGACACACACGTTTAGGGGCGGGGAGAGAGTATACCCAATCAATCATGTTCCCTCCCCCCTTGGTTTACAGGAACAAGAAGAGGATGCTGCACCACACGACCCTGCCTATACTACTCTAGCATCATCTAATTTGGTGGCAGCACTAGGCACTAGCTGGTGGCGGCGACCGGCAGGCCGGTCGGAGCAACGGCGGCGCCGAcggcggacgaggaggaggaggaggcggccggGACCAGCGCGAAGCGCGAGGAGAAGGAGCAGGCGTAGTAGATGCGCGCGGCGTCGGCGTCGTCGGCGTCGCGGCCGAGGTCGAAATTGCGCGCGTAGCTGAGCGGGTCGTACTGGCGGCACGACGACgcgcggtggcggcgcggctgaTGCGAGTGCGAGGCCGCGCACAGCGCCCGCCTGCCCTGCCGCCGCAGGCGCCGCACCAGCCGCGCGAGCCCGCAGCACGGCGCGGGCGGAGCCCGGGCCGCCGCCGTGGAGCTGCTTCCTtccgccgcccgcgccgccgccgtggagCTGCTTCCTTCCGCCATGCGCCGCTCGCCCCGGCTTGCTTGCTTTCTGTGTGTGACTGGAGCCTGGAGGAGTGAGTACTGGAGTGGACAGTGGAGTGGGGGAGTGCGTTCTGGCTGGTGGGTGGGGTGTCCGTGTCCGCCTGTCCGGTGTCCGTGATTTATAGGGacgaccaccaccacaaccaatCTCCCATGGTGACGGATTTCACGAGAAATATATTGCGTATCAGCGTAACTTAACTATGAATACTCTGTCTAATTGCATCGCTTGGATACATAATCAATCTCCCATGGTGGTCGTGGTCGCGGTCGCCGGCGCGCCTGCTAGTGCTGGGCACTTGCATGCCTGCCAGAGCCAGACGGGGAGACGCCCAGACCAAGGAATTGAAACTGAAGCTGCCGTCAGCTTGTGAGGTGGGGCCAGGCCAGCCGGGGCCTGGGCTGTCCGGCTGTGGCCTATGGAAGGGAGCAAAACGGTGGGCAGGGCAGGGCACAGCTGCAGTACGAGTACGACCCAGGCCACACAAACCGTGGCCGGACCGGACGGGCGGGCGTCATGCCGTCATGGCCTCATCTCACGGGCGTTCCTTGACTTGTCGCGGCGCGGAGCGTGACACGCCGCCACGTCGTGCGCCGCATCCGCATGCGTCCGCCGGTCGGCTTCTCATCGGGAGCCTCAGCCGCCGTCGCTCGCTCTGCCGATTGGACTAGCGTTTCCCCCCGCCCCCGGTGCAATGCAGGCAGGCAGCCGGCGGCGTCGCGCGTCCGGTGGACTCGCTCCTCGCCTCGCCGTCTGCTGCACTGCGGAGCCATCCGTGAAACTCaatcgagcagcacacgttccccTCAAGATATCCCGAACGATCGGACGTGCATGTGAGGCGGTACGTGCTTGTGCTTGCAAGATAAAAAAAAATACTACTCCGTACTGTCCGGGAGGACGATCCGCTGCAGGGTGCCGTCTGCCGAGACGATCGAGCAGGTAATATTTGGATATCGGCAGCTAGTACAAGTGAAGGGGGAAAAAAAAGGGGCGTTGCTTAAAACCAACGGCTCCATGATCAAGCGAGGAAAAGCTCCGGCGCTTTGCCCGCTGATCCCAGCATCCAGCGGTGCAGGGCGGTGATCGGACGCGACAAGATTGCCATCAGCAATCGATCCATCGGCAGCACGCTGATGAGTCACACAAGCGTGCTAATCTGAGGCCTCGATCGCATTGGATGCTTGGTGAGTGACTAATTCAGCCAGCGATGGGTGCCCCCGTGCATGGCTGGTTTATGGGATCGACCCATGGGTCTTCACTCACGTGCTTGCACAGTTCCTTTTTGGCGCTTATGTAGCTGATTCCAACTGTTACCATCATCCAGCCTACTGGCATG is from Miscanthus floridulus cultivar M001 chromosome 7, ASM1932011v1, whole genome shotgun sequence and encodes:
- the LOC136462778 gene encoding uncharacterized protein, whose translation is MAEGSSSTAAARAAEGSSSTAAARAPPAPCCGLARLVRRLRRQGRRALCAASHSHQPRRHRASSCRQYDPLSYARNFDLGRDADDADAARIYYACSFSSRFALVPAASSSSSSAVGAAVAPTGLPVAATS